A region from the uncultured Draconibacterium sp. genome encodes:
- a CDS encoding succinylglutamate desuccinylase/aspartoacylase family protein has product MKILNREIKPGQSVQINLDTVRLHTRTRINVPVIIERAEEDGPVLLINAGIHGDEVNGVEIVRKAVSSNMLRPEKGTVICIPVLNVFGFLNQSREFPDGKDLNRFFPGSAKGSLASQFAYTFMTEIVPHANYCIDFHTGGSNRFNIPQIRISRNDDTLLDLAKAFHPQFIVYAKNRDKSFRESATNEGLKVLLFEGGKSLDFNNDVTEAGLNGIMRIMHSIGMRDYSTSINQNDLKDPIIIEESYWHRARHSGLFRSFIAGGEYILKGHTLGSISDPFGEFEYLIKAKTNGYIIGLSNSPIVTEGDALYHIGNQ; this is encoded by the coding sequence ATGAAAATATTAAATCGCGAGATAAAACCGGGGCAATCTGTTCAAATTAACCTCGATACCGTGCGCCTGCATACGCGAACACGCATAAATGTTCCTGTTATTATTGAGCGTGCGGAGGAAGATGGGCCGGTATTGTTAATTAATGCGGGTATACATGGCGACGAAGTTAACGGTGTTGAAATTGTACGAAAAGCAGTTTCCAGCAATATGTTACGCCCTGAAAAAGGTACCGTTATCTGCATTCCGGTTTTAAATGTTTTTGGATTTTTAAACCAATCGCGCGAATTTCCTGATGGTAAAGATTTAAACCGCTTCTTCCCGGGGTCGGCAAAAGGCTCTTTAGCCAGCCAGTTTGCCTACACTTTTATGACGGAAATTGTGCCGCATGCCAACTATTGTATCGATTTTCATACCGGTGGTTCAAACCGGTTTAATATCCCTCAAATCCGGATATCGCGCAACGATGACACCTTGCTTGATTTGGCAAAGGCCTTTCATCCGCAGTTTATTGTGTATGCCAAAAATCGTGATAAATCCTTTCGCGAATCGGCAACAAACGAGGGGCTGAAAGTGTTGCTTTTTGAAGGTGGTAAATCGCTTGATTTTAATAACGATGTAACCGAAGCCGGACTGAACGGAATTATGCGGATTATGCACTCCATTGGTATGCGCGATTATTCTACCAGTATCAATCAAAATGATTTAAAAGACCCGATTATTATTGAAGAATCATACTGGCACAGAGCCCGGCATTCAGGCTTGTTTCGTTCGTTTATTGCCGGTGGCGAGTACATTCTTAAAGGGCACACACTTGGAAGTATTTCCGATCCGTTTGGCGAATTTGAATACCTGATAAAAGCCAAAACAAATGGCTATATAATCGGGCTTAGCAATTCGCCAATTGTAACCGAGGGCGATGCACTTTATCATATCGGCAACCAATAG
- a CDS encoding DUF389 domain-containing protein, which yields MKENSNSRYLVVAVRRFLRHILSIKDGTDVQATIEGIKRDIGFRGPTAWILIFSIFIASIGLNVNSTAVIIGAMLISPLMGPILGIGLSIGTNDFETLLRSLKNLGIAVSIALITSTLYFSLTPLNIEQSELLARTQPTILDVLVALFGGFAGIVAGSRKEKSSVIPGVAIATALMPPLCTAGYGLATLKMNYFFGAFYLFFINSVFISLATFLVVKYLKFPHVSFLNPIKAKRYRIVLILFLIITIIPSGVIFYRVIQETRFTIAAENFIAEKCYFDGSELISKKVTYSDTLSTIDLYYLGNDVSEERKMHLQDMLLNYGLVGTSRFPITKKTVVRVHQETDMSIDFEKRMTDFNNDLRLNILEDIYTKNEQSIRDKDLKIKLLEDEVFRLNKKDTIPYKQVNKEIKYHFSEVEKYSFAKATQVVSIGDTVQMDTIPLFAVSFNKQVKVSEKDDLKTRISEWLQIRLNTKNIKVIEY from the coding sequence ATGAAAGAGAATTCAAATTCACGTTATCTGGTTGTTGCGGTTCGTCGGTTTCTGCGTCATATTTTAAGTATCAAAGACGGCACAGATGTTCAGGCAACAATTGAAGGAATTAAACGAGACATTGGTTTTCGTGGCCCAACAGCCTGGATTCTTATCTTCTCGATTTTTATTGCCAGTATCGGCCTAAATGTTAACTCAACTGCGGTAATTATCGGGGCCATGTTAATTTCGCCTTTAATGGGGCCAATTTTGGGTATTGGCTTATCCATCGGAACCAACGATTTCGAGACCTTGTTGCGTTCGCTTAAAAACCTGGGTATCGCAGTTTCAATAGCCCTTATAACTTCTACCTTGTATTTTTCGCTCACTCCGTTAAATATCGAGCAGTCGGAGCTACTGGCCCGAACTCAACCAACCATTCTTGATGTTTTGGTGGCCTTGTTTGGCGGATTTGCAGGAATTGTGGCCGGTTCGCGAAAAGAAAAATCAAGTGTAATTCCGGGGGTAGCAATTGCAACGGCACTTATGCCTCCGCTTTGTACGGCAGGCTACGGATTGGCGACCTTAAAAATGAACTACTTTTTTGGCGCATTTTACCTGTTTTTTATCAACTCGGTGTTTATTAGCCTGGCCACATTCTTAGTTGTAAAATACCTTAAATTTCCGCATGTATCATTCTTAAATCCGATAAAAGCAAAACGGTACCGCATTGTACTTATTCTGTTTCTGATAATTACTATTATTCCTAGCGGCGTAATTTTTTATCGGGTAATACAGGAAACCCGGTTTACCATTGCAGCCGAGAATTTTATTGCCGAAAAATGTTACTTCGATGGATCAGAACTGATTAGTAAAAAAGTGACCTATTCCGATACTTTATCAACAATAGATTTGTATTACCTGGGAAACGATGTAAGTGAGGAACGAAAAATGCATTTGCAGGATATGCTGTTAAATTACGGTCTAGTGGGAACCAGTCGTTTTCCCATAACCAAGAAAACAGTGGTACGGGTGCACCAGGAAACGGATATGTCGATAGATTTTGAAAAAAGAATGACGGATTTTAACAACGATTTGCGGCTTAATATTCTTGAAGATATTTACACGAAAAATGAACAGTCGATTCGGGATAAAGATCTGAAAATAAAATTGTTGGAAGACGAGGTTTTTCGTTTAAATAAAAAAGATACCATACCTTATAAACAGGTAAATAAAGAAATAAAATATCATTTCTCGGAGGTGGAAAAATACTCGTTTGCCAAAGCAACACAGGTGGTAAGTATTGGCGATACTGTACAAATGGACACCATACCTTTATTTGCGGTTAGTTTTAACAAGCAGGTAAAAGTTAGCGAAAAAGACGACCTGAAAACACGAATTTCAGAATGGTTGCAAATTCGGCTAAATACAAAAAACATAAAGGTAATCGAATATTAA
- a CDS encoding mechanosensitive ion channel domain-containing protein — translation MKIDILYWGFVVGIIVISYFVSLIARRILARIIRKKSENLKEDPTKFVFLKNSVSFIIFTIALIIIFLITPALNDIGKGLFAGAGILAATIGFASQKAFSNILSGIFILIFKPFSVQDTIEIKSDMLKGVVEEITLRHTVIRDYENRRIVIPNSLISETTLLNSSMVDEKIKKHVDFGISYDSDIDKAKSIIEEEILKHPNFIDNRTDEEKEAGTPLVTMRLVGLGDFSVNIRAYVWAKSNDDAFVLQCDVFESVKKRFDKEGVEIPFPYRTLVFKNKPEKTDSSVKIANKNA, via the coding sequence GTGAAAATAGATATTTTGTATTGGGGCTTTGTTGTTGGGATTATCGTTATATCCTATTTTGTTTCGTTAATTGCCCGGCGTATTTTGGCGCGAATCATCCGAAAAAAGTCGGAAAACCTGAAAGAGGATCCAACGAAATTTGTCTTCTTAAAAAATAGTGTTTCGTTTATTATTTTTACTATCGCTCTTATCATTATTTTTCTGATAACACCGGCCTTAAATGATATTGGCAAGGGCTTGTTTGCTGGTGCAGGAATTCTGGCAGCTACGATTGGTTTTGCTTCACAAAAAGCATTTTCAAATATATTAAGCGGAATTTTTATCCTCATTTTTAAACCATTTAGCGTTCAGGATACCATCGAAATAAAATCGGACATGTTAAAAGGTGTGGTAGAAGAAATAACTTTAAGGCATACCGTAATTCGCGACTACGAAAACCGCCGAATTGTGATACCAAACAGCTTAATCAGCGAAACCACCTTGTTAAACAGCTCAATGGTAGATGAGAAAATTAAAAAACATGTTGATTTTGGCATTAGTTACGACTCGGATATTGATAAGGCAAAAAGCATAATTGAAGAGGAAATTCTAAAACATCCGAATTTTATTGATAACCGAACAGATGAGGAGAAAGAGGCAGGAACACCACTTGTAACCATGCGCCTGGTTGGCTTAGGTGATTTTTCAGTAAACATTAGGGCTTATGTTTGGGCCAAATCAAACGACGACGCTTTTGTTTTACAATGCGATGTTTTTGAAAGTGTGAAGAAAAGATTTGACAAGGAAGGGGTGGAAATACCGTTTCCATACCGAACGCTGGTTTTTAAAAATAAGCCCGAAAAGACTGATTCTTCAGTTAAAATTGCAAATAAGAATGCTTAG
- a CDS encoding antibiotic biosynthesis monooxygenase, giving the protein MFIVHVFVNVKENCIDAFKAATVQNAKNSIKEAGIVRFDFVQQQDDPTRFVLVEVYRTANDPAKHKETLHYKKWRDDVAEMMTEPRTAIKFFNVHPDEEGWE; this is encoded by the coding sequence ATGTTTATCGTTCATGTTTTTGTTAACGTAAAAGAAAATTGTATTGATGCATTTAAAGCTGCAACGGTACAAAATGCAAAAAATAGTATCAAAGAAGCGGGTATTGTACGTTTTGATTTTGTGCAGCAGCAAGACGACCCTACGCGTTTTGTATTAGTTGAAGTATACCGTACGGCCAATGATCCGGCAAAACATAAAGAAACCTTACATTATAAAAAGTGGCGCGACGATGTTGCCGAAATGATGACTGAACCGCGCACTGCAATAAAATTCTTTAATGTTCATCCTGATGAAGAAGGTTGGGAGTAA
- a CDS encoding iron-containing alcohol dehydrogenase — protein sequence MESNFSFATAGQLIFGNHSVNSVPDLVTNFGKKVLLVTGGNKSKAAELRAAFPDEIECTFYSIQGEPTTSVIEEGVQLARIKKCDVVIGLGGGSVIDSAKAIAAMATNPGELMDYLEVIGLGKPLSQKPLPCIAIPTTAGTGAEVTKNSVIKSVEKQVKVSLRSNYMYPDIAVVDPVLTYSMSPALTASTGVDALTHLLETFVSSQANLFNDMLCREGLTRIARSLLKAYKNGNDRTAREDMAMASMLGGMALANVKLGAVHGFAGPMGGMFPIPHGAVCAGLMAAVIETNINALQREGKALTKFDELAKILTANRNAVAADAVIWAADLVSTLRIPSLSAFGITKEDFAELVKKAKASSSMKGNPVELTDEDLYRILEKSF from the coding sequence ATGGAGTCTAATTTTTCGTTTGCCACAGCCGGTCAGCTAATTTTTGGAAACCATTCGGTGAATAGTGTCCCTGATTTGGTGACGAATTTTGGCAAAAAAGTACTGTTGGTAACCGGAGGAAATAAAAGCAAGGCAGCGGAATTGAGAGCTGCTTTTCCCGATGAGATTGAATGTACATTTTACAGTATTCAGGGCGAACCTACTACCAGTGTTATTGAGGAGGGAGTGCAACTGGCCAGGATAAAAAAATGTGACGTGGTAATTGGTTTGGGCGGAGGTAGTGTAATTGATAGTGCCAAAGCCATAGCAGCCATGGCAACCAACCCGGGGGAGTTAATGGATTACCTTGAGGTGATCGGTTTAGGGAAACCCCTTTCACAAAAACCTTTACCTTGCATTGCTATACCCACAACTGCCGGAACAGGGGCAGAGGTAACCAAAAATTCAGTAATAAAATCGGTAGAAAAACAGGTGAAAGTTAGCTTGCGCAGCAATTACATGTATCCTGATATTGCAGTGGTCGATCCGGTGCTTACCTACTCCATGTCTCCGGCTTTAACAGCCAGCACCGGTGTGGATGCTTTAACACATTTGCTTGAGACTTTTGTATCCAGTCAGGCCAACCTGTTTAACGATATGCTTTGTCGCGAAGGGTTAACACGGATAGCACGATCGTTGTTAAAAGCGTATAAAAACGGCAATGATAGAACAGCACGCGAGGATATGGCCATGGCAAGTATGTTGGGGGGAATGGCACTGGCCAATGTGAAATTGGGAGCCGTGCACGGATTTGCCGGCCCCATGGGAGGAATGTTTCCCATACCACATGGAGCAGTTTGTGCCGGCCTGATGGCTGCAGTAATAGAAACAAATATTAATGCCTTGCAACGAGAAGGCAAAGCCCTGACAAAGTTTGATGAATTAGCCAAAATTCTTACTGCAAACCGTAACGCTGTGGCCGCCGATGCCGTTATTTGGGCGGCTGATTTGGTAAGCACACTGCGGATTCCATCGCTATCAGCATTTGGCATAACAAAAGAGGATTTCGCGGAGCTGGTAAAAAAAGCAAAAGCTTCAAGTAGTATGAAAGGTAACCCGGTAGAATTAACAGACGAAGACTTGTATCGGATTTTAGAAAAATCATTTTAA